DNA from Mesorhizobium sp. DCY119:
TGAAAGGACCTTCGGCGAAAGGCCGAGGTCTGCGAATGTCAACGCTTCTTGAGCGATCTGGGTGTCTGAGGACAAGTGTCTTGGCTGTCTTTGGCTGCTTGAAGGGCGCGCCCCAAAGGGACGCGGCAAACGCCACGCGCTTGCACAATATATCATCGCGTTACGGTTAGTGACACGATTTGTCAACACAAACAGGCACGAATGCCGGTTTGTTGACTGCCTTTACTTAATGGTCCAGGCGATTTTCCGCAATGGCATCAGTAGCGGAATTGTTCGGCAAGAATTCTTTCGTTCCAGGAATGGTTCGGATCGAACAGCAAGGTTGCCGTGGCGTTGCGCGACTCCTGGATCGTGACCGACGTTACCGCCTTGACCTCGGTATGATCTGCGGCGGCGTTCACCGGCCTCTTTCCGGCCTCCATGATGTCGAGCCGCACAACCGACTTGTTGGACAGAAGCGCACCACGCCAGCGGCGCGGGCGAAACGGACTGACCGGCGTCAAAGCGAGCAGCGGCGCGTCGAGCGGCAGGATAGGGCCGTGAGCCGACAGGTTGTAGGCGGTGGAACCTGCAGGCGTCGCAATCATGACGCCGTCGCAGCTCAGCTCTTCCAGGCGCACCTGATCGTCGATCGTAATGCGGATCTTGGCCGTCTGGTAGGATTGCCGCCACAGGGCGACTTCATTGATGGCGAGCGCCGAGATCGTATCGCCGTCTGAAGTGACGGCCTGCATCTCCAGCGGGCGGATGGTTTCCGAGACGGCTGCAGCCAAGCGCTCGGGCAGGGCATCTTCCCTGTACTCATTCATCAGGAAGCCGATGGTGCCCCGGTTCATGCCGTAGACCTGCTTGCCGGTGCTCATCGTCTCGCGCAGCGTCTGCAGCAGGAATCCGTCGCCGCCGAGCGCAACGATCACATCCGCCTCGGCAAGCGGCGTATTGCCATAGCGCTGGGACAGACGTGCCGCCGCCTTTTCGGCGTCAGGCGCGTCCGAAGATATGAACGCGAAGGTCTCGCGCGCTTTGGGTGCTGGTGCCAGTGTCTTGTCCTCGGCTCGATGGCCGTGCCGAGGTAGCATGCCGCTTTGCCGCTGCAAAGGCGGGCACGGCGGATTGCGAGAGGAATTGTCTGCGTCCTAGCCGTGAAGCGCCTTGCGCAGCTTGTCGAAATCGCCCCAGGGGTCTGCCGCTTTCAACGCCTTTCCCAACGCTTTCCCGTCAATCGAAAAATCGGCTGGGCCGACCCCGTTTTCGACTTCCGGCCAGGTCACCGGCACGGAAACGGTTGCGTTCGGCTTTGCCCGGCTTGAATAGGGCGCCACGGTTGTGGAGCCGCGCGCATTGCGCAGATAGTCGATGAAGATGCGGCCCGTGCGCGCTTTCTTGGACAGCGTCGCCGTGTATTTTTCGGGATCGCTTTGTTCCATTGCCTCGGCAAAATCATGGGCAAAAGTCTTGACGGTCTTCCAGTCGGCTTTCGGCTTCAGCGGCACGATGACATGAAAACCCTTGCCGCCTGAGGTCTTCACCACGTTGGGCAGGCCGAGTCCGTCAAGCCGGCGTCTGATATCGAGCGTTGCAGCCCGAACGTCGTTCATGTCCAGACCCTCGTCGGGATCGAGGTCGAATACGACCTGGTCGGGCGTGTCGATCGCGTCGATCGTGCATCCCCAGATGTGGATTTCCACGACGCCAAGTTGAACGAGTGCTGCGACGCCATTGAAATCCTTGATGTAAAGCAATTCTTCGCCGTCTTCCGGATCAGCCATTTTCCCGATGGCCTCATGCATGCCCGGAGAGGCGTGTTTCTGGAAAAAGCGCTGTTTGCCTGCGACCCCGTCGGGGGCTCGCACCAGGGCGAGAGGGCGGTTGACGACGAAGCGTTCCATGCGCGGCCAGACGGCCGTGTAGTGGTCGAGAAGCCCCTGCTTGGTCACCCCGGCTTCGGGCCAGAGCAGCTTGTCGGGATGGGAAAGGTCCATTTGCGTCCGTCCTTGCTCCATTCGCCCTTGGAAGCCTGAACGCCAGTATGCCACGTTCGTTCCTGTTTTGCCGCTGAGCCATCGTGCTGGAAACCGCTGGCCGGAACCGTTCGTCAGTTTTGACTTTACTGACGCGGCAAATGTGATAACCGGAGCGCGCGTGCCCTTGTAGCTCAGTTGGTAGAGCACCTGATTTGTAATCAGGGGGTCGGCGGTTCGAGTCCGTCCGGGGGCACCAGCCTTAATTCACAATCTGTTTAACGCCCGCAAGCCTGCATCTGCGCGGCATATTTCATGGCCATATTGGCGGCGCGGCGTGCGGCCTGTTGCGCCTGGGCGTTGGTGCGTCCAAGGCCTTTCGAATAACCGGCGTGGCCGAGATAATAGGCGAGATAGAGATTGTAGGTGTCGTTGAGCGCGATGCCGTTCACCTGATGGCTCTTGGCGTGATACCAGCCGATGAAATGGATCGCGTCGCCGAAGTCGTTTCTGCGCGCATACCAGCGCCCGGTTTCGGATTGATAGCGGGTCCATGTGCCGTCAAGCGCCTGCGAATAGCCGAAAGCGGTCGAGGCGCGTTTCCATGGGATGAAGCCGAGCAGTTTGGTGCGCGGCGGTTTGGCCCGCGCGTTGAAGCCGGACTCCGTGTAGACGGTCGCCATCAGGATGGGGACGGGAACGCCGAATTCGCGTTCGGTGCTTTTGGCCGCACCATGCCAGCTGTTGAACCAGCCATCCCGCTGGTCGAACACCGCGCAGACGTCGTTGATGCGCGTCGGGGCGGTTGCACAACTCCCAAGCATCAGGAGCGCTACGATAAACAGGGCGCGCCGCATGAAACCTCGCTTTCAGCGAGTCTGTTAGTCGTTAAGATTTAAGTAAAATTTAACGAGCCGCATTTCGGTGGCTGGATGATTCCGGCCCAGTGTCGCGGCTAGCCTTCAATCCGCCCGCAAAGCTTCCCATATTCCTGTTGCTGTATGGGTCTTGCTGGAGGTGAGGGATGATCCGTTTTGTCGTCTTTGCCCTGGTGGCACTTTTATTCTGGGCGCTGTTGGTAACGCTGATTAGGTACCTGAAGGGCGCCAGTGTCGACTGGACCGGCCTGACGGCTGCGGTCGCCTTCGTGGTGCTGGCCTTTTACCTGCGGCATGTGACGGGCATGGGCTGAACAGTCAGTCCCGTTCGTTTGCTGCCGGATTCTCCCCACCGATCATTTTCGTGATCTCCAGGGCCGCTTCCTGAACGAGTGGTCCGATCTGCGCCAGACGATCCGGCGTGACACGAACCGTGGGTCCCGACACCGACACGCCGCCCACCGGCTCGCCGAACTCGTTGAAGATCGCAGCCGCCACGCAACGCATGCCGGGATGACGCTCCTCGTCGTCGACGGACCAGCCGCGGGTCCTGATTTCATCAAGGTCGCGGGTAAG
Protein-coding regions in this window:
- a CDS encoding NAD kinase; this translates as MLPRHGHRAEDKTLAPAPKARETFAFISSDAPDAEKAAARLSQRYGNTPLAEADVIVALGGDGFLLQTLRETMSTGKQVYGMNRGTIGFLMNEYREDALPERLAAAVSETIRPLEMQAVTSDGDTISALAINEVALWRQSYQTAKIRITIDDQVRLEELSCDGVMIATPAGSTAYNLSAHGPILPLDAPLLALTPVSPFRPRRWRGALLSNKSVVRLDIMEAGKRPVNAAADHTEVKAVTSVTIQESRNATATLLFDPNHSWNERILAEQFRY
- the ligD gene encoding non-homologous end-joining DNA ligase — encoded protein: MDLSHPDKLLWPEAGVTKQGLLDHYTAVWPRMERFVVNRPLALVRAPDGVAGKQRFFQKHASPGMHEAIGKMADPEDGEELLYIKDFNGVAALVQLGVVEIHIWGCTIDAIDTPDQVVFDLDPDEGLDMNDVRAATLDIRRRLDGLGLPNVVKTSGGKGFHVIVPLKPKADWKTVKTFAHDFAEAMEQSDPEKYTATLSKKARTGRIFIDYLRNARGSTTVAPYSSRAKPNATVSVPVTWPEVENGVGPADFSIDGKALGKALKAADPWGDFDKLRKALHG